A single window of Paenibacillus sp. FSL H8-0537 DNA harbors:
- the iolB gene encoding 5-deoxy-glucuronate isomerase codes for MSELIVKPSAAPGEQGELMNITPQSAGWEYVGFRIVHLEPGEQLKQNTDENEVCLVLLSGRADVQTQNEKWSNIGQRMSVFEKIPPFSVYVPNDNFYHIEAVTALDIAICSAPGQGQHQARLIAPDAVGVEQRGYGNLERQIHNILPETAPADSLLVVEVFTPSGHWSSYPPHKHDQDALPNESLLEETYYFRVEPEQGFAIQRVYTDDRSLDETLVIRNGEAVLVPRGYHPVSAPPGYEVYYLNVMAGPTRIWKFHNDPDHAWIMTKPAEETTKA; via the coding sequence GTGTCAGAGTTAATCGTAAAACCAAGCGCTGCTCCGGGCGAGCAGGGCGAGCTCATGAACATAACACCGCAAAGCGCAGGATGGGAGTATGTCGGTTTTCGCATCGTTCATCTGGAGCCGGGCGAGCAGCTTAAGCAGAACACGGATGAAAATGAAGTGTGCCTCGTACTGCTGAGCGGACGCGCGGATGTACAGACGCAAAATGAAAAATGGAGCAATATCGGCCAGCGGATGAGCGTATTTGAGAAAATCCCGCCGTTTTCGGTTTATGTGCCAAATGACAATTTTTATCATATTGAAGCCGTAACCGCACTGGATATCGCCATTTGCTCTGCGCCTGGCCAAGGCCAGCATCAAGCGAGGCTCATTGCCCCGGATGCTGTCGGTGTAGAACAGCGCGGATATGGCAATCTGGAGCGCCAAATCCATAACATTTTGCCAGAGACAGCGCCGGCGGACAGCCTGCTTGTCGTTGAAGTTTTTACGCCAAGCGGACATTGGTCCAGCTACCCGCCGCATAAGCATGACCAGGATGCGCTGCCGAATGAATCGCTGCTGGAGGAAACGTATTATTTTCGCGTAGAGCCTGAGCAGGGCTTCGCCATTCAACGTGTATATACGGATGACCGTTCGCTAGACGAGACACTCGTCATTCGCAATGGGGAAGCGGTTCTCGTACCGCGAGGCTACCATCCGGTAAGTGCGCCTCCGGGCTATGAGGTGTATTATTTGAACGTTATGGCTGGTCCTACGCGCATTTGGAAATTTCATAATGATCCAGACCATGCTTGGATTATGACAAAACCAGCTGAGGAAACGA
- the iolG gene encoding inositol 2-dehydrogenase — MVQKIKIGIIGAGRIGKIHADNLLRLPQVEIVAISDLFASAELEAWAAERGIATVTKDSAALIADPEINAIFICSSTDTHVPLIKQAAQAGKHIFCEKPVSMTLSQTEEAVEAVQKAGVKLQIGFNRRFDHNFKRIREHVEQGTIGETHIVKITSRDPNPPHKDYIKVSGGIFMDMMIHDFDMARFLAGSEVEEVFAQGNVLIDPVFAECDDLDTAIVTLRFQNGALGVIDNSRQAVYGYDQRVEVFGSKGSAAATNDHPNTAEISTAEGIVRDKPLHFFLERYNAAYVEETELFIEALLQDKKVKVDGNDALQAERIAKAAKLSVKLGRPVKLNELHELT, encoded by the coding sequence ATGGTACAAAAAATTAAAATCGGCATTATCGGTGCAGGCCGCATCGGAAAAATCCACGCTGACAACTTGCTAAGGCTCCCACAAGTGGAAATTGTCGCAATCAGCGATTTGTTTGCAAGCGCAGAGCTGGAAGCTTGGGCCGCTGAGCGCGGTATCGCTACCGTTACGAAAGACAGCGCTGCGCTTATCGCAGACCCTGAAATCAACGCCATTTTTATTTGTTCTTCAACAGATACACATGTACCGCTCATTAAACAGGCTGCCCAAGCTGGCAAGCATATTTTTTGCGAAAAACCAGTCAGCATGACGCTTTCGCAAACAGAGGAAGCAGTAGAAGCGGTACAGAAAGCCGGCGTAAAGCTGCAAATCGGATTTAACCGCCGCTTCGACCACAACTTTAAACGGATTCGCGAGCATGTGGAGCAAGGAACGATTGGCGAGACGCATATTGTGAAAATTACGTCGCGCGATCCGAACCCGCCGCATAAGGATTACATCAAGGTATCCGGCGGCATTTTCATGGACATGATGATTCACGATTTTGATATGGCAAGATTTTTGGCTGGCAGCGAGGTTGAAGAGGTTTTTGCGCAAGGCAATGTTCTCATTGATCCCGTATTCGCCGAATGCGATGATCTCGATACTGCAATTGTGACACTGCGCTTTCAAAACGGGGCGCTTGGCGTCATCGACAACAGCCGTCAGGCCGTATATGGCTACGATCAACGAGTTGAGGTATTTGGCTCCAAGGGCAGCGCCGCCGCAACGAATGATCACCCGAATACAGCGGAAATCAGCACAGCGGAAGGTATTGTACGGGATAAGCCGCTGCATTTCTTCCTAGAACGCTACAATGCTGCTTATGTAGAGGAAACCGAGTTGTTTATCGAAGCGCTGCTGCAAGATAAGAAGGTAAAGGTCGACGGTAACGATGCGCTGCAAGCCGAGCGAATTGCAAAGGCGGCGAAGCTGTCAGTGAAGCTAGGGCGACCTGTGAAGCTTAATGAGCTTCATGAACTGACGTAA
- a CDS encoding CoA-acylating methylmalonate-semialdehyde dehydrogenase, which yields MTATLSNWIGGKWVASVSQQTEAVYNPATEEVLAYVPLSSNEDVEQAVADSKKAFASWSRTPVPKRARVLFKYQQLLVDHWEELAQLVTKENGKSYAEAYGEVLRGIECVEFAAGAPNLMMGKQLPDIATGLESGMYRYPIGVIGGITPFNFPMMVPCWMFPLAIACGNTFVLKPSERTPLLANRLAELFQEAGLPDGVLNIVHGAHDVVNGLLKHPDVKGISFVGSQPVAEYVYRTGTAEGKRVQALAGAKNHSIVMPDADLDLTVKEITNAAFGSAGERCMACAVVVAVGDVADKLVEKLLQTADSLTIGNGLESGVFLGPVIRGPHKERTLRYIEIGEQEGAQLLRDGRKDAAAAADAKGYFVGPTLFDGVQKEMTIWKDEIFAPVLAIARVETLEEAIELANASEFANGACLFTKDGSNVRTFRETIEAGMLGVNLGVPAPMAFFPFSGWKKSFYGDLHANGTDGVEFYTRKKMVTARW from the coding sequence ATGACAGCAACATTAAGCAATTGGATTGGCGGAAAATGGGTAGCCTCGGTATCACAGCAGACAGAAGCCGTTTACAATCCGGCGACAGAAGAGGTGCTGGCTTATGTGCCGCTATCTTCGAATGAAGATGTGGAGCAGGCTGTAGCGGATTCGAAGAAAGCATTCGCTTCATGGAGCCGTACGCCTGTACCAAAACGGGCCCGCGTGTTGTTCAAATACCAGCAGCTTCTCGTTGATCATTGGGAAGAGCTAGCACAGCTGGTAACAAAAGAAAACGGCAAAAGCTATGCCGAAGCTTACGGCGAAGTGCTGCGCGGCATTGAATGCGTTGAGTTCGCGGCTGGCGCGCCTAACTTGATGATGGGCAAACAGCTTCCTGATATTGCTACTGGGCTTGAGTCCGGCATGTACCGCTACCCAATTGGCGTCATCGGCGGCATTACGCCGTTTAACTTCCCGATGATGGTGCCGTGCTGGATGTTCCCGCTTGCGATCGCCTGCGGCAACACGTTTGTGCTTAAGCCGTCGGAGCGGACACCGCTGCTTGCGAATCGCCTTGCCGAGCTGTTTCAGGAAGCAGGTCTTCCGGATGGCGTGCTCAACATCGTTCATGGTGCGCATGATGTCGTTAACGGCTTGCTGAAGCATCCTGATGTTAAAGGCATTTCGTTCGTTGGCTCGCAGCCGGTAGCAGAGTATGTTTATCGCACAGGGACTGCGGAAGGCAAACGCGTACAAGCGCTCGCTGGCGCAAAAAATCATTCCATCGTCATGCCGGATGCTGACCTTGACCTGACGGTTAAAGAAATTACGAATGCTGCCTTCGGCTCGGCAGGCGAACGCTGCATGGCCTGCGCAGTTGTTGTAGCTGTCGGTGATGTGGCTGACAAGCTCGTAGAAAAACTGCTGCAGACGGCTGATTCTCTGACGATAGGCAATGGCCTCGAGTCAGGTGTCTTCCTTGGTCCGGTCATTCGCGGACCGCACAAAGAGCGGACGCTTCGCTATATTGAAATCGGCGAGCAGGAAGGCGCACAACTGCTGCGCGATGGACGCAAAGATGCTGCGGCAGCTGCTGATGCGAAGGGCTATTTTGTCGGCCCGACCTTGTTTGATGGCGTTCAGAAGGAAATGACGATCTGGAAAGATGAGATTTTCGCTCCGGTGCTGGCGATTGCGCGGGTTGAAACGCTGGAGGAAGCGATTGAGCTTGCGAATGCATCAGAGTTTGCAAATGGCGCCTGCCTCTTCACGAAGGATGGCAGCAACGTCCGCACATTCCGCGAAACGATTGAAGCGGGCATGCTCGGAGTCAATCTTGGCGTTCCAGCCCCAATGGCGTTCTTCCCTTTCTCCGGTTGGAAAAAATCATTCTACGGCGATCTGCATGCCAACGGCACAGATGGCGTCGAATTTTATACTCGTAAAAAAATGGTAACCGCTCGTTGGTAG
- the iolC gene encoding 5-dehydro-2-deoxygluconokinase: protein MSYITYNAAKPLDFTAIGRLCIDLNANEINRPMEETMTFTKYVGGSPANIAIGMSRLGMKTSFIGKVADDQMGRFITTYLKNNQIATSGIVTDDSGAVTGLAFTEIKSPSECSILMYRDNVADLLLKPQEVSEELIANSKMLLISGTALAQNPSREAVFLAIDYARKHGVVIAFDLDYRPYTWNSPEETAIYYNLAAEKCDIIMGTREEFDNMETFEPNPERDDHVTAAKWFNYAAQIVIIKHGKDGSIAYTKDGASHRAKSFPAKVIKTFGAGDSYAAGFLYGSMQGWSIEKSMEFGSAAACIVISSHSCSDAMPSADQVQDYIDRCNRGEIIV from the coding sequence ATGTCTTATATCACATATAACGCAGCGAAGCCGCTGGATTTTACGGCTATTGGCCGCTTGTGCATCGATCTGAATGCGAATGAAATTAATCGCCCGATGGAAGAGACTATGACGTTTACGAAATATGTTGGAGGCTCTCCGGCGAATATTGCGATTGGCATGTCCCGACTCGGGATGAAAACATCGTTTATTGGCAAGGTTGCCGATGACCAGATGGGCCGTTTTATTACGACTTATTTGAAAAATAATCAAATTGCCACTTCGGGCATCGTGACGGATGACAGCGGTGCAGTGACAGGGCTTGCTTTTACCGAAATTAAAAGCCCGTCGGAGTGCAGCATTCTGATGTATCGCGACAATGTTGCTGACCTGTTGCTTAAGCCGCAGGAGGTTAGCGAGGAGCTGATTGCTAATTCCAAAATGCTCCTTATCTCGGGTACGGCGCTGGCACAAAACCCTTCACGCGAAGCCGTGTTCCTGGCAATTGATTATGCCCGCAAGCATGGCGTCGTTATTGCCTTCGATCTTGACTACCGTCCATATACGTGGAATTCGCCGGAGGAAACGGCCATCTATTACAACCTGGCGGCTGAAAAATGCGATATTATTATGGGTACTAGAGAAGAATTTGACAATATGGAAACCTTCGAGCCTAATCCGGAGCGTGATGATCATGTGACCGCAGCGAAATGGTTTAATTATGCCGCACAAATTGTCATTATCAAGCATGGCAAGGACGGCTCCATCGCTTATACGAAGGATGGCGCTTCACACCGGGCCAAAAGCTTCCCGGCCAAAGTCATTAAAACGTTTGGAGCAGGCGATTCGTATGCGGCAGGCTTTTTGTACGGCAGCATGCAGGGCTGGTCAATTGAGAAAAGCATGGAGTTCGGCAGCGCCGCTGCATGTATCGTTATTTCCAGCCACAGCTGCTCAGACGCTATGCCGTCCGCCGACCAGGTTCAAGACTATATTGACCGCTGCAACCGCGGTGAAATCATCGTTTAA
- the iolE gene encoding myo-inosose-2 dehydratase, with product MKPFTFSLGIHPINWVGEDVREHGADTTYEQILDDIQRLGLTGTEMGRKYPADTAVLREELGKRGIQLVSQWKSVLFSDPAYREAELEGYRKHAEFLQSMGSKVISTAEVGGSLHFDPRRTPNETEVLRLDEAGWQSLATGLNAAGKIAAEYGLKLAYHHHGGTVVEQPEEIDKLMELTDPAYVHLLFDTGHAYYGGANPLDVLNKHYDRIAYIHLKDIRQSVLDEARFEQADFVTCIRKGVFTVPGDGCLDFAPVLQELTARGYNGWAMLEGEQDPATHNPYEYAKEAIRYLTSLNKSN from the coding sequence ATGAAGCCATTTACATTTTCACTCGGCATTCACCCGATTAACTGGGTGGGCGAGGATGTACGGGAGCATGGGGCGGATACGACCTATGAGCAGATTTTGGATGATATTCAGCGGCTGGGGCTGACCGGAACGGAAATGGGTCGCAAATACCCGGCTGACACTGCCGTATTGCGCGAGGAACTGGGCAAGCGAGGCATTCAGCTCGTGTCCCAGTGGAAGTCGGTGCTGTTCTCCGATCCCGCATACCGCGAGGCCGAGCTTGAGGGCTACAGAAAGCATGCCGAGTTTCTGCAAAGCATGGGGAGCAAGGTGATCAGCACGGCTGAGGTTGGCGGCTCGCTGCATTTTGATCCGCGGCGTACGCCCAATGAGACGGAAGTGCTGCGGCTGGATGAAGCCGGCTGGCAGTCACTTGCGACAGGCCTTAACGCTGCTGGGAAAATAGCGGCTGAATACGGCCTAAAGCTGGCTTACCATCACCATGGCGGAACCGTAGTTGAGCAGCCGGAGGAAATCGACAAGCTGATGGAGCTGACGGACCCTGCCTATGTGCATCTGCTGTTCGATACGGGTCATGCCTATTATGGTGGAGCGAACCCGCTGGATGTGCTAAATAAGCACTATGACCGCATTGCCTATATTCATTTGAAAGATATTCGCCAGTCTGTACTCGATGAAGCCCGCTTCGAGCAGGCCGATTTCGTCACCTGTATTCGCAAAGGCGTATTTACAGTGCCGGGTGACGGCTGCCTTGATTTTGCGCCAGTCCTTCAGGAGCTCACAGCCCGCGGCTATAACGGCTGGGCGATGCTCGAAGGAGAGCAGGACCCTGCGACTCATAATCCGTATGAATATGCGAAGGAAGCGATTCGCTATTTAACTTCATTAAATAAATCGAATTAA
- the iolD gene encoding 3D-(3,5/4)-trihydroxycyclohexane-1,2-dione acylhydrolase (decyclizing), producing the protein MTTIRLTMAQALLRFLDQQYISIDGEETKFVEGVFGIFGHGNVTGMGEALERSAGSLTFIQGKNEQGMVHTAAAFAKQRNRKQIYACTTSIGPGALNMVTAAATATVNRIPVLLLPGDNFASRQPDPVLQQLEVSSDYTLSATDSFKAVSRYWDRIVRPEQLITAALQAMRVLTDPAETGAVTLALPQDVQAEAYDYPESFFAKRVHYVDRREPAADAVARAAERIAASKHPLIVAGGGVLYASATSELRAFAEAFGIPVTETQAGKSAFDWRHPLYAGAIGVTGALAANEWAKQADLVIGVGTRYSDFTTASKSAYANPDVQFININLNGADAAKLGGEAVIADARTGLQALQNALQAANYKSSYTDAELAERKAAWDAEVDRLYKEEHEGGFSQTRALGVINETIDSSSVVVGAAGSLPGDLHRLWRSTEPKTYHMEYGFSCMGYEVSGAFGAALAEPQREVYAMVGDGSYLMMHSELVTSLQEQRKFTILLFDNHGFQCIHNLQREHGSDGFGNEFRYREASTGRYTGQPLPIDFAAHARSLGASAYKATNAEELRVALLQAKQEEHTTLIEISVLPGTNSGGYESWWHVGVPAVSESDKVRRAHEAMQAKLSKAKQL; encoded by the coding sequence ATGACGACGATTAGATTGACGATGGCGCAAGCGCTGCTGCGGTTTCTGGATCAGCAATACATTTCGATTGATGGTGAGGAAACGAAGTTCGTTGAAGGAGTGTTCGGCATCTTCGGTCATGGCAATGTGACCGGCATGGGCGAGGCGCTGGAAAGAAGCGCAGGAAGCTTAACCTTTATTCAAGGTAAAAATGAGCAGGGCATGGTGCACACAGCAGCAGCCTTCGCCAAGCAGCGTAATCGCAAGCAGATTTATGCTTGTACGACATCGATTGGCCCAGGTGCGCTGAACATGGTAACGGCAGCGGCAACAGCGACCGTTAATCGCATTCCGGTGCTGCTGCTGCCCGGCGATAACTTCGCTTCGCGCCAGCCAGATCCTGTGCTGCAGCAGCTTGAGGTAAGCAGCGACTACACCCTATCAGCTACGGATTCCTTCAAGGCCGTCAGCCGTTACTGGGACCGTATCGTTCGTCCCGAGCAGCTGATTACCGCAGCGCTGCAGGCGATGCGCGTGCTTACAGACCCGGCGGAGACAGGGGCGGTCACGCTCGCGCTGCCGCAGGACGTACAGGCGGAAGCCTATGATTATCCAGAGAGCTTCTTCGCAAAACGCGTGCATTATGTTGACCGCCGCGAGCCGGCGGCGGATGCAGTAGCCCGTGCAGCGGAGCGTATTGCAGCGAGCAAGCATCCGCTTATCGTAGCAGGGGGCGGCGTCTTGTATGCGTCCGCGACCTCCGAGCTGCGAGCGTTCGCCGAAGCTTTCGGCATTCCGGTTACGGAAACGCAGGCAGGAAAAAGCGCATTTGATTGGCGCCATCCGCTGTATGCGGGAGCTATTGGCGTAACCGGTGCGCTGGCAGCGAACGAATGGGCCAAACAAGCTGATCTGGTCATTGGTGTCGGCACGCGCTACTCGGATTTCACAACTGCTTCCAAGTCCGCATATGCGAACCCGGATGTGCAGTTTATCAACATTAACTTAAATGGCGCTGACGCAGCGAAGCTGGGCGGGGAAGCGGTAATTGCCGATGCCCGCACGGGTTTGCAAGCGCTGCAAAATGCGCTGCAAGCAGCGAATTACAAGAGCAGCTACACCGATGCGGAATTGGCAGAGCGCAAAGCGGCATGGGATGCAGAGGTTGATCGTCTTTACAAGGAAGAGCATGAAGGCGGCTTCTCCCAAACTCGGGCACTCGGCGTCATTAATGAAACGATTGATTCATCTTCCGTCGTCGTTGGCGCTGCCGGAAGCCTGCCTGGCGATTTGCATCGCTTATGGCGCTCGACCGAGCCGAAAACGTATCATATGGAATATGGTTTTTCCTGCATGGGCTACGAAGTTAGCGGCGCTTTCGGAGCGGCACTCGCCGAGCCGCAGCGCGAGGTGTACGCCATGGTTGGCGATGGCAGCTACTTGATGATGCATTCCGAGCTGGTGACGAGCTTGCAGGAGCAGCGCAAGTTTACGATTTTGCTTTTTGACAATCATGGGTTCCAATGTATCCATAACTTGCAGCGCGAGCATGGCAGTGATGGCTTCGGCAATGAGTTCCGCTATCGTGAAGCGAGCACAGGCAGATACACGGGTCAGCCGCTGCCCATTGATTTTGCTGCCCATGCCCGCAGTCTTGGAGCAAGTGCTTACAAAGCAACAAATGCGGAGGAGCTGCGTGTTGCTTTGCTTCAGGCGAAGCAGGAAGAGCACACGACGCTGATTGAAATTAGCGTATTGCCGGGAACGAACTCCGGCGGCTATGAATCCTGGTGGCATGTCGGCGTTCCTGCTGTATCAGAAAGCGACAAGGTGCGGAGGGCACATGAAGCCATGCAGGCAAAGCTCAGCAAAGCGAAGCAGCTGTAG